A region from the Rhodamnia argentea isolate NSW1041297 chromosome 7, ASM2092103v1, whole genome shotgun sequence genome encodes:
- the LOC125315983 gene encoding uncharacterized protein LOC125315983, with the protein MRGLSRFGKKGKLNPRYVGPFEVLERIGMLPYRLAPPPNLSQVHNVFHVSMLRKYKPDPTHVLDHEVIEVDDQVTYVERPIRVEDRKEQVLRSKTIPLVKVIWEHHGTKGATWESEETMRHQYPYLFE; encoded by the coding sequence ATGCGAGGATTATCTCGGTTTGGAAAGAAGGGAAAGCTGAACCCGAGGTACGTGGGTCCTTTTGAGGTACTAGAAAGGATCGGAATGTTGCCCTATAGACTCGCCCCGCCGCCCAACTTATCGCAggtccacaacgtctttcatGTATCGATGTTAAGGAAGTACAAGCCGGACCCGACTCATGTATTGGACCATGAAGTTATAGAAGTGGACGATCAAGTGACGTATGTGGAAAGACCGATCAGAGTTGAAGACAGAAAAGAGCAAGTCTTGAGGAGCAAGACAATTCCGCTGGTAAAGGTGATTTGGGAGCACCACGGAACTAAAGGAGCTACCTGGGAGAGCGAGGAAACGATGAGACATCAATACCCCTATCTGTTTGAGTAG